AGGAGCAATTCGTTTCAAACGTAATTGCTATAGTGATGTCATTGTAAATTTGTCATACTGATCAAATGTAAAGTATAAgacaatttttatatatatcttgaCAAACAAATCAGTATATACAAGAAATATAGATTTTGTCCTATTACATATGCCTATCTCAAAGTTGATGTGTAAAGACATGCAGTTCAATAAGCCATGCAAATTGAGATGTGTCAAACTCCCTTCGTTAATATGTGTTTTCTTACAACGTGAAGCCAAATTAAATTTTCAGAAGAAGACATAAAGATAGCAACTCAAATGAAGTGTAGATTGTACATAGTCGACTCTATATACCTGGTTCTTATCTCATTCAATTTATCCtcaaaaaactttataaacaTCTATATAAATAAGTTCACTATAAATAGCTTCATCTAACGCAGCTTTAAAACCAGAAAAACCACAACAACTAAGTAAAGAGAAAATGGCTCGGctctcatctcttctctctttttcctTAGCACTTTTGATCTTTCTCCATGGCTCTACAGCTCAACAGTTTCCAAACGAGTGTCAGCTAGACCAGCTCAATGCACTGGAGCCGTCACACGTACTTAAGGCTGAGGCTGGTCGCATCGAGGTGTGGGACCACCACGCTCCTCAGCTACGTTGCTCTGGTGTCTCCTTCGTACGTTACATCATCGAGTCTAAGGGTCTCTACTTGCCCTCTTTCTTTAGCACCGCGAAGCTCTCCTTCGTGGCTAAAGGTACGTCAATCTGATTTTGATACTATTTGAGTATCGAGATTCAAACTCGTGATCTTTAAGGTTCAGTCTTTTGAGAAAAGTGTTGTAGTAAGTATATCACTATACTCGTGCTAAGGTTTTgatcaaatatattataatttttttttgtttaatttataacCTAAATATATGGTCGATGTTTACAGAACTACGCATGTAACattgtttttttggtttgttacATTATAGGACAAGGTCTTATGGGGAGAGTGGTCCCTGGATGCGCCGAGACATTCCAGGACTCATCAGTGTTCCAACCAGGCGGTGGTAGCCCCTTCGGAGAAGGCCAGGGCCAGGGACAACAAGGTCAGGGCCAAGGCCAGCAGGGTCAAGGCCAGGGACAACAGGGCCAGGGCCAACAGGGTCAAGGCCAGGGCTTCCGTGATATGCACCAGAAAGTGGAGCACATAAGGACCGGGGACACCATCGCTACACATCCCGGTGTAGCCCAATGGTTCTACAACGATGGAAACCAACCACTTGTTATCGTTTCCGTCCTCGATTTAGCCAGCCACCAGAACCAGCTCGACCGCAACCCAAGggtatataaataaacaaaaacctCAAAAGCAATcatataactttttatataattacAGAATAACAAAAATATGGTTTTCTGTTTTATCTGTAGCCATTTTACTTAGCCGGAAACAACCCACAAGGCCAAGTATGGATAGAAGGACGAGAGCAACAGCCACAAAAGAACATCCTTAATGGCTTCACACCAGAGGTTCTTGCTAAAgcttttaagatagatgttagGACAGCGCAGCAACTTCAGAACCAGGAAGACAACCGTGGAAACATTATCCGAGTCCAAGGCCCATTCAGTGTCATTAGGCCGCCTTTGAGGAGTCAGAGACCGCAGGAGGAAGTTAACGGTTTAGAAGAGACCATATGCAGCGCGAGGTGCACCGATAACCTCGATGATCCATCTAATGCTGACGTATACAAGCCACAGCTCGGTTACATCAGCACTCTCAACAGCTACGATCTCCCCATCCTTCGCTTCCTTCGTCTCTCAGCCCTCCGTGGATCTATTCGTCAAGTAAGTACAGCCAAAATATTGTCTATTTAAAAAAGTTTGGTTATGTTTATTCTGGTTAATCAGTGTGGCGATCGAGTACCATATTAATTCTGTAACCATAGTTTATGTTTTCGGTTCGCTTTAATATGTCCGTTTCTTCATTTAAACATGACTACTGAAAGTTCATGTGTTGGATGTAGAACGCGATGGTGCTTCCACAGTGGAACGCAAACGCAAACGCGGTTCTCTACGTGACAGACGGGGAAGCCCATGTGCAGGTGGTTAACGACAACGGTGACAGAGTGTTCGACGGACAAGTCTCTCAAGGACAGCTACTTTCCATACCACAAGGTTTCTCCGTGGTGAAACGCGCAACAAGCGAACAGTTCCGGTGGATCGAGTTCAAGACAAACGCAAACGCACAGATCAACACACTTGCTGGACGAACCTCGGTCTTGAGAGGTTTACCATTAGAGGTCATATCCAATGGGTACCAAATCTCACTCGAAGAAGCAAGAAGGGTTAAGTTCAACACGATCGAGACCACTTTGACCCACAGCAGTGGCCCAGCTAGCTACGGCAGGCCAAGGAAGGCTGATGCTTAAGAGCTTACCCTGTGAACCTCTACTGTAAAAGGAAGttaaatagtaataaaaaaaagagtaataaTAATGTACGCAAATGTGACTGGTTTTGTAGAGGTTTTAGAATGTTACTCCTTTTCTGAATAAAAATAACTCTCTTCTATCTAAATTTTCTAGCTAACTTCATTTTTCACTACTCTACAAACATACATATACGAGAATGCAGACTTCTCCGAGGATATAGTGACAATATCTTTCACATATTATGCGGTACAAGATCTGCTCCATATGCCTGCCTTTCCTTTTTTGCTCCAGTCAGATAAGATCTGGTCTGTTCGTCTCTTGCAAGGACCGCTGCAACGTAATATTCATAATTACTTTAGATTTAATCCACTTCAAGATTAATAGGAGTCTCAGTATTAGAGGAGGAGCTATTCACAATCTATTTACGATGGAGACATTGAGACTAAATGCCAGATACATTAAGACAACATTGGCTCCTTTTCGTGTAGCGTAGCGTTTGGTTTTACCAGAAATCGCCACAAGAACAAGAACCATCCACGAAATGATGGAACCTATTCCGATCTCTCATGACAATTTTCCTTCCTGTGATCTTCGATATCAGTTTTGTCACCGTATGACAATCCGAACACACTCGCAGGTTCTTGAATATCCTCAAGGGACTTCCTGGTTTAGTACTAATCAGACCATACGCAATGGCTAGCCTCTCGCTGTGAACCTCTAGAGACTCCTCTTTCTCTGTCTCTTCGAGATCTTGCAACACCGCGTCTGTGTCTGGCACGTAACCACAAGACTTGATCCTTTCGCTCATCTTTCTCACCATTGTGTAAATCTCCTTGCTTTGCAGATGGTTTCTATCTCCCGCTCGGAATTCATGAACTCTATCATCGACTTCTATGGCGCTTACTCCTGGCTCTTTCACTATTGTTTTCTCCTTCATCAAGCTCCTCACTTTCGCCACGCCTTCATAATCACTCACAGATGCATACATATTCGAAAGAAGAACATAAATTCCCGAGTTTGTGATGTTCCGCCTAATGAGATACTCTGCAATTTCCTTGCCTAACACGAAATCTCCATGAAGTTTACAGCTTCCTAAAAGAGAACTCCATATAACGGAATCAGCCTCCATTTCCATGTTCTTTATGATCTCATAAGCCTGCTTTAACCGACCAGCACGACCGAGGAGACTGACCAAACATCCGTAATGTTCGATCTTGGGTTTAATACCATACTCCTGTCCCATTGACTCAAACATTCTGACACCTTCCTCTACCAAACCAGCATGAGCACAAGCCTGTAGTGTTGCTACGAAAGTTATATCCGTTGGCTGCAGCCCTGCGGTTCCCTGCATCTCATCAAACAACCTCAACGCGTCTTGGCTATACCCATGCACTGCGTATCCAGCAATCATCGCATTCCAGGCAACGACATCCTTCCTCGGAGCATCGTTAAACACTGAAACAGCCTCTTCCAAGCTCCCACATTTGCTATACATATCAATCAAAGCCGTGCATACTTTAACATTGACCCTGATGCGACTTCTCTTGATGAAAACATGGATCCAACGCCCGGATTCAAGCGCGCCGATCTGCGAACAAGCCGAAAGAGTCGCCACGACTGTTATTTCATCAGGTTTAGGCTCTCCTTTGGCCAACAGTTCCCGGAAAAGCATCAGAGCTTCGCAGGGAAAGCCATGTTGAGCGTATCCATCGATCATCACGTTCCAAGAAACAATGTCTCTCTCAGTCTCAGGCACTCTTTCGAACAAAGCCCTCGCAGCCTCAACGTTCCCTTGCTTCGCGTAGCAGGTGATCATAGCCGTGGAGGAAACGATGCTTCTCTCAGGCATTCTATCGAACACCTTCTGCGCAGAAACTacatctcctcctcctcttgcGTAAACGTCGACGAGACCAGTCGCCACGTAAGGATCTAGCCCCAATCCGAACTTGAGCACATGTGTGTGGACCGCTTTTACAGACTGAGTCGAGCATGATTTCAAAATCGACGAGAAAGTAAACTCGTTGGGGACGGTTTCAGAAGATAGCAACTGAAAGTAAAGAAGGAAAGCTTGGTCACGGAGGCCGTTAGTGGAGGCGGTGTTGATCGCGGCGGAGAATAGGAACAAGTCGGGATCGATCGTCTGGTGAATTAGAGACAACGAGTGGTGAATCTTTCCGTGGGAAGCGTATGCACGGTGGAGCTTGAGGTTTAGAACAGGGTGGTAAGGATGGAGGAAGAGGTTGCGGCGGAGAATAGCCGCGTGGATTTGCTTGACTAAATCCACTGATTCAGATTTGTCGAGTAGAACTGCGAGTTTCTCAGGCGGCGGAAGGCGGAATCcagcggcggaggaggaggaagtgGTCAACTGTTTTTGCGGAAGTGACGTGGTGAGAATTGGTGACGAGGCCATT
This genomic interval from Brassica napus cultivar Da-Ae chromosome A6, Da-Ae, whole genome shotgun sequence contains the following:
- the LOC106410435 gene encoding cruciferin BnC1-like, with translation MARLSSLLSFSLALLIFLHGSTAQQFPNECQLDQLNALEPSHVLKAEAGRIEVWDHHAPQLRCSGVSFVRYIIESKGLYLPSFFSTAKLSFVAKGQGLMGRVVPGCAETFQDSSVFQPGGGSPFGEGQGQGQQGQGQGQQGQGQGQQGQGQQGQGQGFRDMHQKVEHIRTGDTIATHPGVAQWFYNDGNQPLVIVSVLDLASHQNQLDRNPRPFYLAGNNPQGQVWIEGREQQPQKNILNGFTPEVLAKAFKIDVRTAQQLQNQEDNRGNIIRVQGPFSVIRPPLRSQRPQEEVNGLEETICSARCTDNLDDPSNADVYKPQLGYISTLNSYDLPILRFLRLSALRGSIRQNAMVLPQWNANANAVLYVTDGEAHVQVVNDNGDRVFDGQVSQGQLLSIPQGFSVVKRATSEQFRWIEFKTNANAQINTLAGRTSVLRGLPLEVISNGYQISLEEARRVKFNTIETTLTHSSGPASYGRPRKADA
- the LOC106410434 gene encoding pentatricopeptide repeat-containing protein ELI1, chloroplastic isoform X1, translating into MASSPILTTSLPQKQLTTSSSSAAGFRLPPPEKLAVLLDKSESVDLVKQIHAAILRRNLFLHPYHPVLNLKLHRAYASHGKIHHSLSLIHQTIDPDLFLFSAAINTASTNGLRDQAFLLYFQLLSSETVPNEFTFSSILKSCSTQSVKAVHTHVLKFGLGLDPYVATGLVDVYARGGGDVVSAQKVFDRMPERSIVSSTAMITCYAKQGNVEAARALFERVPETERDIVSWNVMIDGYAQHGFPCEALMLFRELLAKGEPKPDEITVVATLSACSQIGALESGRWIHVFIKRSRIRVNVKVCTALIDMYSKCGSLEEAVSVFNDAPRKDVVAWNAMIAGYAVHGYSQDALRLFDEMQGTAGLQPTDITFVATLQACAHAGLVEEGVRMFESMGQEYGIKPKIEHYGCLVSLLGRAGRLKQAYEIIKNMEMEADSVIWSSLLGSCKLHGDFVLGKEIAEYLIRRNITNSGIYVLLSNMYASVSDYEGVAKVRSLMKEKTIVKEPGVSAIEVDDRVHEFRAGDRNHLQSKEIYTMVRKMSERIKSCGYVPDTDAVLQDLEETEKEESLEVHSERLAIAYGLISTKPGSPLRIFKNLRVCSDCHTVTKLISKITGRKIVMRDRNRFHHFVDGSCSCGDFCGPCKRRTDQILSDWSKKGKAGIWSRSCTA
- the LOC106410434 gene encoding pentatricopeptide repeat-containing protein ELI1, chloroplastic isoform X2, producing MASSPILTTSLPQKQLTTSSSSAAGFRLPPPEKLAVLLDKSESVDLVKQIHAAILRRNLFLHPYHPVLNLKLHRAYASHGKIHHSLSLIHQTIDPDLFLFSAAINTASTNGLRDQAFLLYFQLLSSETVPNEFTFSSILKSCSTQSVKAVHTHVLKFGLGLDPYVATGLVDVYARGGGDVVSAQKVFDRMPERSIVSSTAMITCYAKQGNVEAARALFERVPETERDIVSWNVMIDGYAQHGFPCEALMLFRELLAKGEPKPDEITVVATLSACSQIGALESGRWIHVFIKRSRIRVNVKVCTALIDMYSKCGSLEEAVSVFNDAPRKDVVAWNAMIAGYAVHGYSQDALRLFDEMQGTAGLQPTDITFVATLQACAHAGLVEEGVRMFESMGQEYGIKPKIEHYGCLVSLLGRAGRLKQAYEIIKNMEMEADSVIWSSLLGSCKLHGDFVLGKEIAEYLIRRNITNSGIYVLLSNMYASVSDYEGVAKVRSLMKEKTIVKEPGVSAIEVDDRVHEFRAGDRNHLQSKEIYTMVRKMSERIKSCGYVPDTDAVLQDLEETEKEESLEVHSERLAIAYGLISTKPGSPLRIFKNLRVCSDCHTVTKLISKITGRKIVMRDRNRFHHFVDGSCSCGDFW